A single Lycorma delicatula isolate Av1 chromosome 12, ASM4794821v1, whole genome shotgun sequence DNA region contains:
- the LOC142333135 gene encoding uncharacterized protein LOC142333135, protein MESYDLNLKNFMRNIYQHHLTVIQKRKDINKFLSISLLVFNQLACLHCSVILYCIFQKNEVSNKGKHVIAYLSTLTCYGMICIIGQLLINKSEDLWNAIALCSWQNKPLWFKQSIKMFLIATMKPLKLEPAGLYGLDLNFLLKLLQVSYSYCNLMLQFSNKKK, encoded by the exons ATGGAGTCGTacgatttaaatctgaaaaacttCATGAGAAATATTTATCAACACCATTTAACGGTGATACA GAAAAGAAAGGATATCAATAAGTTCTTGAGCATTTCCTTATTGGTTTTTAACCAGTTAGCATGTTTACATTGCAgtgttatattatattgtatattccAG aaaaatgaAGTTTCGAACAAAGGAAAACATGTTATAGCATATTTATCAACATTAACCTGTTATGGAATGATTTGTATCATCGgacaactattaattaataag AGTGAGGATTTATGGAATGCCATAGCACTATGTTCATGGCAAAATAAACCGTTATGGTTTAAACAGAGCATAAAGATGTTTTTAATTGCCACAATGAAACCATTAAAATTGGAACCAGCTGGATTATATGGAttggatttaaattttctattgaag CTGTTGCAGGTATCATACTCATATTGTAATTTGATGTtacaattcagtaataaaaaaaaataa